In one window of Desulfobacterales bacterium DNA:
- a CDS encoding pilus assembly protein PilP: MYKSILITTKIACLFFFAVFIFGCDNQTEPPQAPKVITQKIAVGTPTQIAPQKPPTQPPPAPQQQPGPAQKTPPSAKPETLSKTIQPVPVAEKPLSVPGKTIAAAQPVPASVPKKAEQTAAVYEETAKKGVPPPPPQDQKADKAADKSEPDTIAGAPKSAETSGQDVDAPAAETDLEKLAADAVGSYSPAGKVDPFLPLFEEKPVVPEDAGDAEKQKKKRRMPLTPLERVDLSQLKLVGIIQAPSGNKALVEEASGKGYIIKKGAFIGIHAGRVLEIQKDQVVVEEEVENVLGQFTLEKKELKLQKPPGEF; this comes from the coding sequence GTTTATTCTTTTTTGCGGTATTTATTTTTGGTTGTGACAACCAAACCGAACCGCCCCAGGCGCCAAAGGTAATTACTCAAAAAATTGCGGTTGGCACCCCTACACAGATAGCGCCTCAAAAACCGCCTACACAACCACCGCCTGCTCCCCAACAGCAGCCGGGACCGGCCCAAAAAACACCCCCTTCGGCGAAACCGGAGACTCTCTCAAAAACAATTCAACCGGTCCCAGTAGCGGAAAAGCCACTATCGGTGCCAGGGAAAACGATTGCAGCGGCCCAACCAGTCCCTGCTTCAGTTCCGAAAAAAGCAGAACAAACAGCCGCCGTTTATGAAGAAACGGCGAAAAAAGGAGTGCCACCACCTCCCCCCCAAGACCAAAAAGCTGATAAGGCTGCGGACAAATCCGAGCCCGACACTATAGCGGGAGCTCCAAAATCCGCAGAAACTAGCGGCCAAGATGTTGATGCCCCGGCTGCTGAAACCGATCTTGAAAAACTGGCAGCAGATGCAGTCGGAAGCTATAGCCCGGCAGGAAAGGTTGATCCCTTTCTGCCTCTATTCGAAGAAAAACCGGTTGTTCCGGAAGACGCTGGAGATGCTGAAAAGCAAAAGAAAAAACGTCGGATGCCATTAACACCGTTAGAGCGGGTAGACCTGAGCCAGTTGAAGCTCGTCGGCATCATCCAGGCCCCAAGTGGAAATAAGGCGCTGGTTGAAGAGGCTTCCGGCAAGGGATACATTATTAAAAAGGGAGCTTTTATCGGAATTCATGCAGGTCGTGTTTTAGAAATACAAAAAGATCAAGTTGTTGTAGAAGAAGAGGTTGAAAATGTTTTAGGTCAGTTTACGCTGGAGAAAAAAGAACTAAAACTACAAAAACCTCCCGGAGAATTTTAA